The Blautia pseudococcoides genome segment ATTGTTCACAAATGACAATCTGTAAAAAAGCTTGTTGGTGACATATCCCCAAACCCCTGAGATCACCACCTGCGGTGACGGCTGCGCGTTCTGTGAACGCTAAGAAAATCAAAAAACAACATTCCTAACATGAAAAAACTCTATGCGAAAGAATTCTCAATCACATAGAGTTTTTAATTTTTCCGTCTACCTGGCATAACTCATAATTTTTCTAATGTTTCCTTATGAGCTACCGCCTTTTGGGAACGTCCTTTTTATATGCCGGCATTGGCTGTCCGGTATACCCGGACAGACGCCTTAGTTAAACCCATAAAATTTCTGCACTACTTTATAAATCGCCACAGAAATATTTCTCCCGCTCCATCCCGGCAGGTTCACACTTCTGCCAAGGATGCCCAGGCGGAGCTTTCTGTAAATATGGATATCCTCATTTCTCAAATATTTCCACAAATCTTTTTTCTTCTCCAGGTTCTCCTCTGTCCCGGAGCGTATCAGCATGATGGAGGATACTGCAGTGATAATGTCCAAGTACCTCAAAAGATACTGCCGCAGGTGCTTGTCACCGATCCTCTTTCCCGCCACGGAATCAATCATGAGACGGTTCACTAAAAGCTGCTGGTCAATCCTGCGAATCATAATATCCTCATGAACGGACTGGTCCTCCCTGCCGATAAAATACCGGTAAAAATTCACATCCATATAGTACATGGTCTTCACTGAGGGAAGGGGCTGGTAGACAAACAGGTTGTCCACATAAAAGGTGTGTTTCGGCAGTTCCAGGCCGCACTCTCTGAGCAGTCCGGTACGATAGATCACGGAATGCATCAGAATGTATTTCCCCACCGGCATTTTGCTGATCTCCTCCCAGGTAAAAATCTTTCCCTGGGGCAGGTATTTCTTATAACGCATGACTTTCTTCCGTCTGGCGCCCTGTTTTTCATAGACAAAGTTGCTGATCATCATATCCAGGGTCTGTGGCCCGCCAACAATCTCTGAGAGCTTTGTCAGGATCGCTTCATAGGCCTCCTTGTTCACCCAGTCATCGCTGTCCACCACTTTAAAAAAAATTCCGGTTGCGTTTCGCAGCCCTGTGTTCACGGCCTCCCCATGGCCGCCGTTCTCCTGGTGAATGGCTTTCACGATGCCGGGATATCTGGCAGCATAATCGTCTGCAATTTTCGCCGTGTCATCCACGGACCCGTCATCTACGATCAAAATCTCCACCTGCTCCCCGCCTTCCAACAGGGAATCCACGCATTTCTCCATATATGCCTGGGAATTATAACAGGGAACTGCAACGGACAATAATTTCATTGGATTAGTCCTCCTCAATATATTTTCTATATGCGGAAAAAGCGGAGGGAATCGGGTATTTTCCCTTCGACTCTTTTTTATTGATAAAAAGCAGGCTTCCTGCCTTTTTCTCCTCTGTGGAAGCAACCTTTACCACATATCCTTTCATATGCCACTCCACATGTGAAAAAATATGTTTTGCTTCCCCGGCGGCCCTTATGTGCAGGGGCATGAGTTTTAATTCCTCCACTGCCTTTAACACTTCCTCCTGGGTAAGCCAGCCTTCCATATTGGGAAATTCATACAAACCTGCCAACAGCCCTTTATCCGGACGCTTGCAAATAGCATATTCCTGTCCGTTTTGTATGAGCAGGACTGTCTTTTCCTCAATCCGGCGCTGTTTTTTCGCCGCTTTTTTGGGATAATCCAGAACCGTGCCGTGAGCCCGGGCACTGCACAGATGACGTACGGGACAGACATCACATTTTGCCATACCGTTCGGTATACACACCGTAGCCCCCAGCTCCATGAGGCTCTGATTAAAGGCCCCCGGCCGGTCCTCTGGCATGACAGCTTCCAATTCCTGCTCCACGCGCCGCTTTACAGACTGCTTTAGGATATCCTCCCCGTTTTCTGTGATACGGGAAATGACACGCAGTACATTGCCGTCCACGGCCGGCTTTTTCAGACCAAAGGCAATGGAGGAGACAGCGCCTGCGGTGTAGCTGCCAATACCGGGAAGCGCCAAGATCTTTTCATAATCCGGGGGGATATTCCCGCCGTATTCTTCGACGATCTCTTTTGCTGCCTTCTGCATATTTTTCACACGATTATAATAGCCCAAACCCTCCCACAATTTCAAGAGTTTATTTTCCGGGCAGGCCGCCAAATCCCGGGTTCCGGGAAGTTCCGCGAGAAACCGCCGGTAATAGTCCTTCACAGCCTCCACCCTGGTCTGCTGCAGCATGATCTCCGACACCCAAACATGATACGGGGTTGGTTCCCTCCGCCAGGGCAGATCCCGCTTGTTCTTCTCATACCAGGAAAGCAAAGGCTCTGTTATCTGTTCCAGTTTCATATTAGCTGCACCTCCACCGGTTCCCCAAGACAAATGGCGTCCGGTTCTACAAAACAGTCATAGGCCAGTACATGTACACCTGCCTGTTCTGCCTCCAAAAGCGCCTGGGCAAAAGCCTCGTGCGTCCTTTTGTTGGGCTCAAAGTATTTCACGTCTTTCATCTGGATAACAAACATAATATACGCCTCATAGCCGTCTTTTATACATTGGCACAGCTCCTTTATATGCTTGATGCCGCGCTCGGTGGGTGCGTCCGGAAAGCGGACAATTCCATCCTCCTCAAGAGTCACGCCTTTTACTTCCATGAAAATTTTCCGTTTCCCCTGTTCCATATACAGGTCAAACCGGGAATTTCCATATTTTGTCTCAGGACGGATATATGCGCCCTCACCAAGGAGATTTCCTTTTCGCAGCCACTCTTCCACTACCCGGTTGGGAATCTGGGAATCCATATTGATCAGGCGGTTTCCCTTTTTCACGGCAATCAGGTCATATGCTGTTTTTCGTTCTTTTTTGTCACTTTTCTCCAGAAAAACAGAGGCGCCGGGAACTAATAATTCCCGGCACCTTCCAGTGTTTTTCACGTGACAGATCTCTTCCTGCCCGTCAATCTCCACACGGGCAATAAAACGGTTGGGGCGGCTTACAAAGCGCCCTTCCCTGATATTCTGATATCTCATGCTTCTGTCAGTCCCTCATAGATCTCTTTTACGCTGTCAAAGACATAGGTTGGCTTTACATCTCCTTCTTCTATGTCCTGTATAGTCGCTTCACCGGAAAGCACACAGATGGTATCCACCCCGGCTTTCACTCCGGTTTTGATATCTGTGTAGAGCCGGTCACCAATAATGACAGCATCCTCTGCCTTCAGGTCCAGCTTCTTTAATACACAGTTTACCATAATCGGCTCAGGTTTACCAATAAAAAATGGTTCTTTTCCTGTGGCATTTTTCAGCATTATGCTCATAGATCCACAGTCAGGGATATAACCAAAGCTCACCGGGCATACAAAATCAGGATTTGTAGCCAGATATACCACATCCCTGCCCAGCATAATGCATGTATTTCTGATTTTCTCAGAGGTATTTTCCGTATCAAATCCAATGAGTACAACCGTGGCCCTGTCATCCACCTCTGTGACTACCTGTATGCCAGCCTCACGCAGCTCATTTACCAGGGAACAGGTTCCCATGCAGTAGACCACCTGTCCCGGATAATTTTCATTGATATACATGGCAG includes the following:
- a CDS encoding glycosyltransferase family 2 protein, whose protein sequence is MKLLSVAVPCYNSQAYMEKCVDSLLEGGEQVEILIVDDGSVDDTAKIADDYAARYPGIVKAIHQENGGHGEAVNTGLRNATGIFFKVVDSDDWVNKEAYEAILTKLSEIVGGPQTLDMMISNFVYEKQGARRKKVMRYKKYLPQGKIFTWEEISKMPVGKYILMHSVIYRTGLLRECGLELPKHTFYVDNLFVYQPLPSVKTMYYMDVNFYRYFIGREDQSVHEDIMIRRIDQQLLVNRLMIDSVAGKRIGDKHLRQYLLRYLDIITAVSSIMLIRSGTEENLEKKKDLWKYLRNEDIHIYRKLRLGILGRSVNLPGWSGRNISVAIYKVVQKFYGFN
- the mutY gene encoding A/G-specific adenine glycosylase, which codes for MKLEQITEPLLSWYEKNKRDLPWRREPTPYHVWVSEIMLQQTRVEAVKDYYRRFLAELPGTRDLAACPENKLLKLWEGLGYYNRVKNMQKAAKEIVEEYGGNIPPDYEKILALPGIGSYTAGAVSSIAFGLKKPAVDGNVLRVISRITENGEDILKQSVKRRVEQELEAVMPEDRPGAFNQSLMELGATVCIPNGMAKCDVCPVRHLCSARAHGTVLDYPKKAAKKQRRIEEKTVLLIQNGQEYAICKRPDKGLLAGLYEFPNMEGWLTQEEVLKAVEELKLMPLHIRAAGEAKHIFSHVEWHMKGYVVKVASTEEKKAGSLLFINKKESKGKYPIPSAFSAYRKYIEED
- the sfsA gene encoding DNA/RNA nuclease SfsA, which produces MRYQNIREGRFVSRPNRFIARVEIDGQEEICHVKNTGRCRELLVPGASVFLEKSDKKERKTAYDLIAVKKGNRLINMDSQIPNRVVEEWLRKGNLLGEGAYIRPETKYGNSRFDLYMEQGKRKIFMEVKGVTLEEDGIVRFPDAPTERGIKHIKELCQCIKDGYEAYIMFVIQMKDVKYFEPNKRTHEAFAQALLEAEQAGVHVLAYDCFVEPDAICLGEPVEVQLI
- a CDS encoding HAD-IIA family hydrolase, with protein sequence MLTDKNGKNAESLRDKKLYLLDMDGTIYNEDEIFAGTLDFLDEIERRGGQYIFITNNSSKSVNDYVEKVAKMGIRAGYENFYTSSQATAMYINENYPGQVVYCMGTCSLVNELREAGIQVVTEVDDRATVVLIGFDTENTSEKIRNTCIMLGRDVVYLATNPDFVCPVSFGYIPDCGSMSIMLKNATGKEPFFIGKPEPIMVNCVLKKLDLKAEDAVIIGDRLYTDIKTGVKAGVDTICVLSGEATIQDIEEGDVKPTYVFDSVKEIYEGLTEA